TTCAGCTGAGCCAGTCGGGCATGGGCACCGGCCGCCACCGGCAGCAGGCGCACGCCGGTCTGATCCATGCCGTAGCGGCGACCCACCTGGATGGCGGATTCCTTCGACGGAATGACCACGGTCAACAGCCGCTCGGACTGGAGCGGCGCAAGCGTCACGTCCGGCGCAGCCTGCACCAGTTGGCCTGGATCTTCCAGATGGAGCGGCACACGCAGTCCGGCCAGCGATTGTTCCTGGGAGGACTGGGCGGCCGCAGCCGGGATGAGCAGGGCGGCCACGAGGGCCAGAGTGCGGGGGGACAACTGAGGAGAACGGAACAAGTGCAACTCCGGGAGTAAGGGCGGAAACTCAGCCGCCCGCGAGACCTTGCAGGAATTCGACGTTGTTGCGGGTCTTGCCCATCCGCGAGAGCAGCATTTCCATCGCGTCGGCCGGATCCATGTCGCTGATCACTTTACGCAGCAGCCACATCTTCTTCAGTACTTCCGGCTGGAGCAGCAGCTCCTCGCGGCGTGTCCCGGACTTCAGGATGTCGAGCGCTGGGAAGATGCGGCGTTCCTCCAGACGGCGGGACAACACGAGTTCCGCGTTGCCGGTGCCCTTGAACTCCTCGAAGATCACGTCGTCCATGCGGCTGCCTGTTTCGACCAGGGCCGTGGCGAGGATGGTCAGGCTGCCGCCCTCCCGGATGTTGCGCGCGGCCCCCAGGAAGCGCTTGGGCCAGTGCAGCGCGTTGGAGTCCAGACCGCCGGAGAGGGTACGGCCAGTCGGGGGCGTGACCAGGTTGTTGGCCCGCGCGAGGCGCGTGATGGAGTCCAGCAGGATGACGACGTGCCCGCCCTCCTCGACGATCCGGCGGGCGCGTTCGTGCACGAACTCCGCGACGCGCACATGATGCTGCGGGGGCTCGTCGAAGGTGCTGGCCACCACCTGCGCGCCCTGCACGCTCTCGCGGAAGTCCGTGACTTCCTCGGGGCGTTCGTCGACCAGCAGCACCATGACGGTCACGTCGGGGTAGTTCTTGGTGATGGAGTTGGCGATGTTCTTCAGCAGGGTCGTCTTCCCGGCCTTCGGCGGCGCGACGATCAGCGCACGCTGCCCCCGGCCGATGGGCACCAGCAGGTCCACCACGCGCAGGCTGAGGCCGTCGCCCATCGCCGGATCTTCGAGCACCAGCTGGGCTTCCGGGAAGGTCGGGGTCAGGTCGTCGAACTTGGGGCGCTTGCGGGCCGCCTCGGGATCGAGCCCGTTCACGGCCTCCACCTGGATCAGCGAGCCGTAGCGTTCATTCTCGCGCGCCTTGCGGGCCCGGCCGATCACGGCGTCCCCGGTGCGCAGGTGGTACTGCTTGATGACGCCTGCCGTGACCAGCACCGAGCGCGAATGCTGGTCGAGCAAATCTGCCTGGAGGAATCCGTACCCGTCCGGGCTGACTTCCAGGTAGCCCTGCGCCAGCAGCTGGTTCTCGGCATCGGCCTGGTGCTGCATGATCGCCAGGGCCAGGGCGTCCTTCTTCAGCTTGCGGTAGTTCTCGATGCCGTAGCCGGCCGCGATCAGGTGCAGTTCCGGCAGGATCTTCTGTTGCAGTTCATGGAAGGGAAGGGTGGGCGGTGCCGTGTCGTTCACAGTGCGTTCGCCTCCAGCTGGAGCCGCGTGCAGGGCAGGGAACTGGCCCTCCGACAGGGATGGTGCGAGTGCGAGGAACGATCCATGATGGTCTCCTGAGTAGGCGCAAGGGACGGACGAACCCGTCCGTACCCTGAACCACTGGTAGCGAACAGTGAAGCATGACGGGGCCTAATGTTCCAAGCATAAACCGCCAGAGGGGCTCCGTGTGCATGGCCGTTACAGAGGGGATGGATCCGCGTCCCGCTCAGGCATCCGCCGGTCATTGACCGCCCGTGCCAGCGGGCCTAACATACGGCAACCTCCACTCACGGAGGTGAATGACAGCACAGGCGACCGTGAGGACAGTAGGACGGGCCGAGCAGCAGCAGCGAACCGGGGACGGTGGAAGCCCGGAGCCAGCCGCCCGATACCGAAGATCACCTCCCGCGCCGACGGAAGAACCGCCCCCGGATGACCGGGCCAGCGCAGTAGACCCGCCCGTACGCCCCGCGACAGAGGGCCCTGCAACGAGGCCCGGCACACCATGAACGGGCGAAGTTGGGTGGTACCACGCACAGCCATGACCGGCGACGCGTCCCAGCACATGCTGAGGCGCGTCGTTTTTCGTTCTCGCGGGCGGAGCCGAACCGCACCCTATGCGCACCGTGAACCAGCCCTCCCCCACCTGGCCCCGAGTCAAGGAGAAGCATGACCACTTCAGATAACACCCAGATGTTCCGGCCCGTCGAGTCCAATCCCAGCTTTCCCCGCCTGGAGGAGGCGCTGCTGCGCTGGTGGCAGGAGAAGCAGATCTTCCAGCGGTCGCTGGAGCAGACGGCGGACGGCACCCCTTACACCTTCTACGAGGGGCCTCCTACCGCGAACGGGATGCCCGGGATCCACCACGTGGAGAGCCGATCCCTGAAGGACCTCTTTCCCCGGTTCAAGACCATGCAGGGGTACTACGTGGCGCGCAAGGCCGGCTGGG
The Deinococcus sp. KSM4-11 DNA segment above includes these coding regions:
- the rho gene encoding transcription termination factor Rho: MNDTAPPTLPFHELQQKILPELHLIAAGYGIENYRKLKKDALALAIMQHQADAENQLLAQGYLEVSPDGYGFLQADLLDQHSRSVLVTAGVIKQYHLRTGDAVIGRARKARENERYGSLIQVEAVNGLDPEAARKRPKFDDLTPTFPEAQLVLEDPAMGDGLSLRVVDLLVPIGRGQRALIVAPPKAGKTTLLKNIANSITKNYPDVTVMVLLVDERPEEVTDFRESVQGAQVVASTFDEPPQHHVRVAEFVHERARRIVEEGGHVVILLDSITRLARANNLVTPPTGRTLSGGLDSNALHWPKRFLGAARNIREGGSLTILATALVETGSRMDDVIFEEFKGTGNAELVLSRRLEERRIFPALDILKSGTRREELLLQPEVLKKMWLLRKVISDMDPADAMEMLLSRMGKTRNNVEFLQGLAGG